A single genomic interval of Lathyrus oleraceus cultivar Zhongwan6 chromosome 7, CAAS_Psat_ZW6_1.0, whole genome shotgun sequence harbors:
- the LOC127104392 gene encoding uncharacterized protein LOC127104392 yields the protein MKTRKGKSVAELMSARKAKKTVVIGPSKPWSKVEIKKRKVRDDSEPEEDVEEDVPDISPAKKTTIRKSPIKVPDVHLDNISFHLEDGAAKWKLVIQRRVAVERELGKDATDVKEVMNLIQAVGLLKTVAGFSQCYEGLVKEFIVNIPEDISDKNNKEFCKVYVRGKCITFSPTVINNFLDRNNEGARELEVTDNQLTIKYVILHKIGAANWVPTNHISTIANTLGRFIFVVGTKVKFDYGRYMFDQIIKHATTNAVKLPIAFLSMICGIILNQHHGILCSNDLPSRRKPALFVHYKLFEGSHVEDIVMTSAMRRSVSKVGAIAELKETWKELGEGIRVATARKQSLEALIESLEQAEGENVEHANVSHEEEVESHTSSERSANNDDASGNSASDAAEEAANSSSNE from the exons ATGAAGACTCGCAAAGGAAAATCTGTGGCTGAACTTATGTCAGCTAGAAAAGCTAAGAAGACTGTTGTCATTGGTCCCTCCAAACCATGGAGCAAGGTTGAAATaaagaagaggaaggtcagagatGATTCTGAGCCTGAAgaggatgttgaggaagatgtccctgacatctcgCCTGCGAAGAAAACTACTATTAGGAAGTCTCCTATTAAAGTACCCGATGTTCATTTGGATAACATCTCCTTCCATCTTGAGGATGGAGCTGCTAAGTGGAAACTTGTGATTCAGAGAAGGGTGGCTGTGGAAAGGGAATTGGGAAAAGATGCTACTGATGTCAAGGAGGTCATGAACCTGATACAAGCTGTTGGGCTTTTGAAGACTGTTGCTGGGTTCTCTCAATGCTACGAAGGTTTAGTCAAGGAATTTATTGTTAATATTCCTGAGGATATTTCTGATAAGAACAACAAGGAGTTCTGCAAGGTTTATGTGAGGGGTAAGTGTATAACATTCTCTCCTACTGTTATTAATAATTTTCTAGACAGAAATAATGAGGGTGCACGAGAATTAGAGGTTACAGACAATCAG TTGACTATCAAGTATGTTATCCTGCATAAAATAGGAGCTGCTAATTGGGTCCCTACCAACCATATCTCCACCATTGCTAATACTCTTGGGAGGTTTATTTTTGTTGTTGGGACAAAAGTGAAATTTGACTATGGTAGATATATGTTTGATCAAATCATCAAGCATGCAACTACTAATGCAGTTAAGCTGCCAATTGCTTTTCTCTCTATGATCTGTGGAATTATCTTGAATCAACATCATGGTATTCTATGCTCAAATGATTTACCTAGTAGGAGAAAACCAGCTCTGTTTGTGCACTACAAACTctttgaaggcagtcatgtcgaggatattgtcatgacatctgccatgAGGAGGTCAGTCTCAAAAGTTGGAGCAATTGCTGAGCTTAAGGAGACTTGGAAAGAGCTGGGTGAAGGGATTAGGGTAGCCACAGCTAGAAAACAATCTTTGGAAGCCTTGATTGAAAGCTTAGAGCAGGCCGAGGGTGAAAATGTTGAACATGCTAATGTCAGCCATGAAGAAGAAGTTGAAtcccacacctctagtgagaggtctgctAATAATGATGATGCGAGTGGCAATTCTGCTTCTGATGCTGCTGAAGAGGCTGCAAACTCAAGCTCTAATGAGTAG